GCCGAGCCGCACCGCGACGATGCACACGCACACGGTCACGGCGACGAGCGCCATGCTGGGGACGCTGACGAACGCCGCCAGGGTCAAGATCCAGGGCATCTGGCGCTCATCGACGCCGAACACCCCGAAACGCCGCGGGTCGAGCTGGTCCACAGCGCCGACGAGCACGGGGCCCACGAGGAATCCCAGCAGGATCGCGGCGCTGCCGAGCACCACCACGGTGCGTCCGACGGCGACCGGAGCATGGTCCAGGCTGAGGACGGCGAGGCAGACGACAGTCGTGAGCGCGATCACGACGGCGAGCAGCACGAGCGTACGCCCCCTGCGATGGTCGCGCAGCGCGCCCACCAGCAGGGCTGCTCTCAGTCGGAGAATGTGTGCAGCCACTCGAGCCCCTCCACCTCTCCCGTGCCGCCGGACAGCTCGACGAACCGCGCCTCGAGGCTCTGGCCCGCTCGCACCTCGTCGATGGTGCCCTCTGCGAGCACGGAGCCGCCGACGATGATCGCCACACGCGAGCACACCCGTTCGACGAGGTCCATGCCGTGACTGGAGAGGATCACTGTACCGCCGTGGGCGACATAGGCGCGGAGGATGTCGAGGATCACCGCGGACGACACCGGATCGACGGCCTCGAAGGGCTCGTCCAGCACGAGGACGCGCGGCGAATGGATCATGGCCCCGGCGAGCATGACCTTCTTCGTCATCCCCGCGGAGTAGTCCGAGACGACACGGCCGAGCGCGTCAGCAAGGTCGAAGGCTCTGGCGAGGTCGGCGACGCGCTTCTCGATGACGTCGGCGGAGAGCCCGCGGAGCAGACCGTAGTAAAAGAGCAGCTGGCGGCCGGTCAGCCGATCGAACGTGCGGAGACGGTCGGGAAGCACGCCCATCATCCGTTTGGCTGCGAGCGGCTTCGACGTCTGGTCGACACCGCAGATCGTCACATCGCCTGCGTCAGCACGCAGGAGCCCGGCGACGATCGAGAGGGTCGTGGTCTTGCCTGCGCCGTTGGGGCCGACGATGCCGTAGAACGAGCCGGCCGGCACGGTGAGATCGATGCCGTTCACGGCGACGTGGTCGCCGAAGGTCTTCACGAGACCGCGGATGCGGATGGCCTCGGCAGCAGACGTCTCGCCGCGCTCATCGGCTGACGTCGGCTCCACAGCATCCCTCGCCGTCTCGGCGGAATCCTCAGAACCCTCAGCAGACGCGGTCTCGGCAAGCGCGGTCTCAGCGGGCGCGGTCTCGGCAGGCGCGGTCTCAGCGAGCGCGGTCTCGGCAGGCGCGGTCTCAGCAGGCGCGGTCTCGGCAGGCGTGGTCTCAGCGGATGTCCCGTCGGAGGTCGCAGCCGCCCGCTGCGACTCCTCGGCGGCCCCCACGAGCGCCGCTTCAGACGAAGGCTGCGCCTTCGGCGGAGCGACCTCGTCGGTGGCGGACGAGTCGGATGCCGCTGCGCGCGCGGCCGTCGCCTTGGCCGCTGCTGCCTTGGCCGCCGCGGCCTTCGCCGACGTCGCGCGGGCGGCGGCAGCACGCGCCGTCGACTTCGCTGCCGCGGATCTCTCGGCCGCGGACTTCACAGCGGCGGTCTTGGCCGCAGCCGCCGTCGACGTGGACCTCCCGGTCGCCTTCGTGCCCGCGGTCCTCGACGACGTCGCCTTCGACCCGGTCGTCTTCGCCCCGGTCGTCTTCGCCCCTGTCGTCTTCGGCTCAGCGGCCTTCAGGTCCGCGGTCTTCGACGCAGCCGCAGTCTTCGACGCAGCCGCAGTCTTCGACGCAGCCGCAGTCTTCGACGCAGCCGCGGTCTTCGACGACGCACTCTTCGCGGCAGTCGACTTCGACGCGGCGGCCTTCGACCCTGTCGCGCTCCCTGCACCGGTCTTCGACGCGGCGGCGGTCTTCGACCTGGCGCCGCCGGCCGTGTTCTTCGCCGCCGCAGCCTTCGCGGCCGCCGCCGACGGCTTGCTCGCACGTGCCCTCGCCGCGGCGGGCTTCGCGGTGGCGGTCTGCGCCTCCGCCGTCGATTCGGCGACAGCCTCCGCTGCTGCAGCGGCCTTCTCGCCCGCGGATTTCGCCGGGGCGCGCTTCACCGGCGGCTTCTTCACGGGAGCCTTCCTCGCCGGCGAGGTCTTCGCGGGCGGGATCGCGGCGTCAGCCACCTCTTCGGTGCGGTCGTCGGAGGGAGAAGTCACCGGACTACGGTATCAACGGGCCCTCCGTTTGCCCGGAGAACCGCAACAATTCACCCTTCTTGCGCCATGCGTTCGCACCGCACGGCAGGTCACGATGTGATTCT
This Microbacterium sp. XT11 DNA region includes the following protein-coding sequences:
- a CDS encoding ATP-binding cassette domain-containing protein — encoded protein: MTSPSDDRTEEVADAAIPPAKTSPARKAPVKKPPVKRAPAKSAGEKAAAAAEAVAESTAEAQTATAKPAAARARASKPSAAAAKAAAAKNTAGGARSKTAAASKTGAGSATGSKAAASKSTAAKSASSKTAAASKTAAASKTAAASKTAAASKTADLKAAEPKTTGAKTTGAKTTGSKATSSRTAGTKATGRSTSTAAAAKTAAVKSAAERSAAAKSTARAAAARATSAKAAAAKAAAAKATAARAAASDSSATDEVAPPKAQPSSEAALVGAAEESQRAAATSDGTSAETTPAETAPAETAPAETALAETAPAETAPAETALAETASAEGSEDSAETARDAVEPTSADERGETSAAEAIRIRGLVKTFGDHVAVNGIDLTVPAGSFYGIVGPNGAGKTTTLSIVAGLLRADAGDVTICGVDQTSKPLAAKRMMGVLPDRLRTFDRLTGRQLLFYYGLLRGLSADVIEKRVADLARAFDLADALGRVVSDYSAGMTKKVMLAGAMIHSPRVLVLDEPFEAVDPVSSAVILDILRAYVAHGGTVILSSHGMDLVERVCSRVAIIVGGSVLAEGTIDEVRAGQSLEARFVELSGGTGEVEGLEWLHTFSD